A window of Callospermophilus lateralis isolate mCalLat2 chromosome 13, mCalLat2.hap1, whole genome shotgun sequence contains these coding sequences:
- the Ucn3 gene encoding urocortin-3 translates to MLVPAHFLLLLLLLLGDPGAGLSYKFYRARPIFNCLSTAQAEVKQSQWEDMAPLSKRSFHYLPSQDPSSGEEKEEEEEKQDKDKRTFPGSGGGGGAGNTRYKYLSQTQHKGKLYQDKTKSDRRTKFTLSLDVPTNIMNILFDIAKAKNLRAKAAANAHLMAQIGRKK, encoded by the coding sequence ATGTTGGTGCCAGCTCACTTCCTGCTTCTCCTGCTGCTGCTCCTGGGGGACCCGGGAGCCGGCCTCTCCTATAAGTTCTACAGAGCCCGGCCCATCTTTAATTGCCTCAGTACAGCGCAAGCTGAGGTCAAGCAGAGCCAGTGGGAGGACATGGCCCCGCTGAGCAAGAGGAGCTTCCACTACCTGCCCAGTCAAGACCCGTCTTCaggagaagagaaggaggaggaggaggaaaagcagGACAAGGACAAAAGGACTTTCCCAGgctctgggggtgggggtggagctgGAAACACCCGGTACAAATACCTGTCCCAAACCCAGCACAAGGGGAAGCTGTACCAGGACAAGACCAAGAGCGACCGGCGCACCAAGTTCACCCTGTCCCTGGATGTCCCCACCAACATCATGAACATCCTCTTCGACATCGCCAAGGCCAAAAACTTGCGGGCCAAGGCAGCTGCCAATGCCCACCTGATGGCGCAGATTGGGCGGAAGAAGTAG
- the Tubal3 gene encoding tubulin alpha chain-like 3: MDLEPTVIDGIRTGKLRSLFHPEQLVSGKEDAANNYARGHYSVGSEIISLVLERIRKLAKQCSGLQGFLIFRSLGGGTGSGFTSLLMEQLSVEYGKKTKLEFSVYPAPRISTAVVEPYNSILTAHSTMEHSDCTFMVDNEAIYDICHHKLGVERPSYASINRLISQVVSSITASFRFEGPLNIDLIEFQTNLVPYPRIHFPMTTFAPIISADKAYQEHLSVPDITAACFELSNQMVKCDPQLGKYMACCLLYRGDVIPKDVNAAIAAMKLRTSVQFVDWCPTGFKVGINHKPPVVMPGGDLARVQRAVCMLSNTTAIAEAWDRLDHKFDLMYAKKAFLHWYITEGMEQGEFSEAREDLAALEKDYKEVGLSF; encoded by the exons atggacttggaaccAACCGTTATAG ATGGGATCCGTACAGGAAAGTTACGTTCACTCTTCCACCCAGAGCAGCTTGTTAGCGGAAAGGAGGATGCTGCCAACAACTATGCACGAGGTCACTACTCTGTGGGCTCCGAGATCATCAGCCTTGTGCTGGAGAGGATCAGAAAGCTGGCAA AACAGTGTAGTGGACTTCAGGGATTTTTGATTTTCCGAAGCCTTGGAGGAGGTACTGGATCGGGATTTACATCTCTCCTAATGGAGCAGCTCTCCGTAGAGTACGGCAAGAAGACTAAACTGGAATTCTCTGTCTACCCAGCCCCTAGAATCTCCACTGCTGTAGTGGAGCCTTACAACTCCATCCTCACCGCCCATTCTACCATGGAGCACTCAGACTGTACCTTCATGGTGGATAATGAGGCCATCTATGACATCTGCCATCATAAACTTGGTGTTGAACGCCCCTCCTATGCAAGCATCAATAGGCTGATAAGCCAGGTGGTATCTTCCATTACGGCTTCCTTTCGGTTTGAAGGACCCTTGAATATAGACCTTATTGAATTCCAGACCAACCTAGTACCCTATCCAAGAATACATTTCCCCATGACAACCTTTGCCCCCATCATCTCTGCTGACAAAGCCTACCAAGAGCATCTGTCAGTGCCCGACATCACTGCTGCTTGCTTTGAGTTGTCCAACCAGATGGTCAAGTGTGATCCTCAGCTTGGGAAGTACATGGCCTGTTGCTTATTATACCGAGGAGATGTGATCCCTAAGGATGTGAATGCAGCGATTGCAGCCATGAAGTTGAGGACCTCTGTTCAGTTTGTAGATTGGTGTCCAACTGGTTTCAAGGTGGGCATCAACCATAAGCCACCTGTGGTGATGCCTGGAGGGGACCTGGCCCGGGTCCAGAGAGCTGTCTGCATGTTGAGCAACACCACAGCAATTGCAGAGGCCTGGGACCGGCTCGACCACAAGTTTGACCTCATGTATGCCAAGAAGGCTTTTCTACACTGGTACATCACAGAAGGCATGGAACAAGGGGAGTTCTCAGAAGCCAGGGAAGATCTGGCAGCTCTGGAAAAGGATTATAAGGAGGTGGGGCTGAGTTTCTGA